The window CTCCATCGCTCAATTCGCTCGTAAACGCCAGCGTGGCGTTTGTGTTCTCAGTGCAACCGGCTTAGTCGCTAACGTCACCTTACGTCAGCCCGCAGCTCCCGGTTCCGTAATGCCACTCCAAGGAAGGTTCGAGATTCTTTCGTTAACCGGTGCTTTTTTACCCGGTCCAGCTCCACCTGGCTCAACAGGTCTCACAGTTTACTTGTCGGGGGGTCAGGGCCAGGTCGTCGGTGGGAGCGTGGTTGGATCGCTTGTGGCTGCCGGTCCTATTATGGTAATTGCAGCTACTTTTGCTAATGCAACTTATGAAAGGTTGCCTCTTGAAGATCCTGATGAACATGAAGTTGGAAGTGGCTCCGCCTCACACGGTGGTCCTAGAAGTCCTCCGCCGGAAATTAGAGCCACTGGAGGAGGGCAGATGCCAGCTGGGATACCGGAACCCACTTTGCCTTTGTATAATTTACTGCCGGATATGATTCCCAACGGCGTTCAGCTTGGCCACGACGGGTATGCTTATGTCCGACCGCCgtattgaaatttcaaaaatcatttaacaAGGATATACTGATTATTAGGGTtgctgaggaagaagaaaagagagagagagagagagagagagagagaattaaagatgggttttttttaagaaaaaaaaaatcagtttgTTGTTTGTTCATATAGTAATTAGCTTGGCCAATCTTTGTTTttagtcttttctttttttttaatttctggTTGggattaataaataaataagataattggCTTGTCTTTTCATTTGTGGTGTTTAATCTCCTTTtgattagattgttttttgtttccttttatcattttatcattttatcattttatcattttatttttaatgttatgGGGTATAAGTTATATGgctaataaatttcatatttcttttatgatgGAAATTCTCAATTCTTCATGCATGTTTTATTCAGAATTTTGTGTGTATGGTTTTTTTCTCctgaaattttttaagaggatgtatattattattagattgatgtttaatttagtCCAATTTTGCTTCTTTGGAATCTTAAAAGAAActacatgcatatatatactttatattataatgatgtggtgttttgttttcatttccattcttagcattaaaattacaaattttgtttagaaaagaTGTTTTgatctcttttgttttgttttttcgttTCGTGTGATTGATTTCTACTTATTCTGAATATGATTTTTGGGAACATTAGAATATGTTCTTCCTTCTAAACATAAAACTTAGgattaatgaaataaatcgatttaggttaaattattattattatagtttcaGTGCAACTTTATTGGGGTCTGTGTATTTAGTTTATACTacttaaaaatgaaacaattgCTTGCAGCTATGAAGTTTGAATAAATACCACAGGTGGAATTCCGCGTTTTACCAAACGTTGTAATTGTCAACTAAACGTTTCAAAGTGAACATGACTCGACAAATTAAAGTGTATGTATCAAACTAAGAAATAATCAAGGATTTTTTAATCTCTCTGTCACAAGTTCTTGAcctctagaaaaaaaaatgttatatgaaTACAACTCAATTGGATTAATGTAACATTTTTATCATAAGATTGAATTTACACTTCACATATATGTGTGaagttaaacataaaagaatattGCCAACTAAACGACATCaatgtatattaatttaatatcaaagtGAGCTTAGTTCAATGGTAAATGATATGACCTTATATTTTAGAGGTTGGAGATTTAATCTCTTCAATCACCATCTAAGTCAGCAAACTATTTAAAGATATAATCAATcactttatacttttttttgcCTTATTCACAAGGCAAGAGGGATCAACGTGTGCACTGGGACATCTTAACTAAAATGACGCCTTCTACCAAAAGAGATTTATGCATAACTGATATAAGAGTACAAAAGCAagttagagaaaaaaagttcactAGTTGCCATGAGTGGAacaacataaaaagaaattatacaAAAGCTTCCCAATTGGGGATaatatacaagaaaaaaacatagtaATTGTGAAAGGTTGATGACTTCGAGCGCCCTAACTTTAtattcaatcataaaatttgagattgtTTGATATATTAACTATCAAGTACAAGAGTAAAAATTTCTTCTATGTTAACTAGAATGAAACCCTTAAAGCCCTCATCACACCCCAATACCAAAAGAGATTCATACATAACGGAATAAGATCAGT of the Cucumis sativus cultivar 9930 chromosome 3, Cucumber_9930_V3, whole genome shotgun sequence genome contains:
- the LOC101214931 gene encoding AT-hook motif nuclear-localized protein 20, giving the protein ILNIFFLFFFFLFEGLIDSINLANPWWTTQVGLSGVDHHHHHHPAAINSPIFKQSDENSGGSREDDDDDNNRDEPKEGAVEAGTRRPRGRPPGSKNKPKPPIFVTRDSPNALRSYVLEVAAGSDVADSIAQFARKRQRGVCVLSATGLVANVTLRQPAAPGSVMPLQGRFEILSLTGAFLPGPAPPGSTGLTVYLSGGQGQVVGGSVVGSLVAAGPIMVIAATFANATYERLPLEDPDEHEVGSGSASHGGPRSPPPEIRATGGGQMPAGIPEPTLPLYNLLPDMIPNGVQLGHDGYAYVRPPY